The [Bacillus] selenitireducens MLS10 genome includes a region encoding these proteins:
- a CDS encoding putative DNA-binding protein yields MIDKTVRMNYLFDFYQELLTGKQNQYMALYYLDDWSLGEIADYFSVSRQAVYDNIRRTEAMLEQYEEKLHLFERFEKKQSLLKDLRQMIENDRNPAELIRVIEALEKLE; encoded by the coding sequence ATGATTGATAAAACCGTCAGGATGAATTACCTGTTCGATTTCTACCAGGAATTGTTAACGGGTAAACAGAATCAGTATATGGCGTTATACTACCTGGATGACTGGTCACTCGGTGAAATAGCCGACTATTTTTCAGTCAGCAGACAGGCAGTATATGACAATATCAGACGCACGGAAGCCATGCTCGAGCAATACGAGGAAAAGCTTCATCTCTTTGAACGTTTCGAGAAAAAGCAGTCTCTGCTTAAGGATTTACGGCAGATGATTGAAAACGATCGGAACCCCGCGGAGCTGATCCGGGTGATCGAAGCACTGGAGAAACTGGAATAG